The genomic segment CTCGGCCTCGGCGCCCAGCCGCCCCAGGCCGACCTCGGCTCGATGCTCGGCGAGGGCCGTCGCATGATCATCAACGCCCCCCATGTCGCCACCCTGCCGGGGATCGCGATCTTCCTGCTGGTGATGAGCATCAACCTGCTCGGCGACGGCGTGCGCGACGCCCTCGACCCGCGCCTCAGGTCCGGCGCGCTGTCGCGCCCGGCGCCTATGACTCGCCTGCGCCGTCGGCGCCACGCCAAGGTCGACGACGCGGTACACGTGCCCGGCCAGGCGCCGGCGCTGCTCGAAGTCGACGACCTGCACACCGATTTCGAGGTCGGCCGCGACACCTACCGTGCCGTCAACGGCGTGAGCTTTGCCCTCGAGCCCAACGAGTGCCTGGGACTGGTCGGCGAATCGGGCTCCGGCAAGTCGGTCACCGCGCTGTCGCTGCTGGGCCTGGTGGCCTCGCCGCCGGGCGTGATCAGCGGCGGGCGCGTCGAGTTCGAGGGTCGCGACCTGTTCGACCTTGGCATCCGTGAGCTGCGCAAGGTGCGCGGCAACCAGGTGGCCTACGTGTTCCAGGACCCGCTCTCCACCCTGCATCCGCTGATCAAGGTCGGCGAGCAGCTGGTCGAAGCGCTGCGTACCCACCAGCCGCTGTCGCGCCAGGCCGCTCATGAGCGCGCCGTGGCACTGCTCGGCCAGGTACGCATTCCCAACCCCGAGCGCCGCGCCGCCCAGTATCCCCACGAGCTCTCCGGCGGCATGCGCCAGCGGGTCGGCATCGCCATGGCGCTGGCCAATGACCCGCAGCTGATCATCGCCGACGAACCGACCACGGCGCTGGACGTCACGGTCCAGGCGCAGATCCTCACGCTGCTCAAGCGGCTGCGCGAGGAGCAGGGCACCGCGGTGCTGTTCATCACCCACGATTTCGGCGTGGTCTCGCAGATCTGCGACCGCGTGGCGGTGATGTACGCCGGCCGCATCGTCGAGGTGGGGCCCACTCAGGCACTGCTGGCCAACCCGCGTCATCCCTACACCCGGCGGCTGATCGACTGCGTGCCGCGCCTCGGCGATCCCGACCACGAGCCGGCGGCGATTCCCGGCCTGCCGCCGGCGGCCAACGCCCTGCCACAGGGCTGCGCCTTCGCCGAGCGCTGCGACCTGGTCGAGCCGCGCTGCCGCGAGGGGGAGATCGCCCTGATCGCCAGCGACGCCGAGCGCCAGGTGCGCTGCATCAAGCCGCTGGCCGACCACGCCTCGGGAGCCTCCCATGCCTGAACCGCTGCTCGACATCACCGGACTGACGCGCACCTTCGGCGGCGGCCGCAGCCTGCTCGGCGTGGCCAAGCCGGGTGTACACGCCGTGCAGGGCGTCGACCTGCAGGTGGCGCGCGGCGAGACCCTGGGCATCGTCGGCGAGTCCGGCTGCGGCAAGTCGACCCTGGCGCGCATGCTGGTAGGGCTCGATACCCCCACTGCCGGCCAGATCCGCTTCGGCGGGGACGACCTGCAAGCCATGCGCCGCCACGATCGTCACGCGCTGTCGCGGCGTATCCAGTACGTCTTCCAGGACCCGCTCAGTTCGCTCAACCCGCGCATGCGTATCCGCGATATCCTCGCCGCTCCGCTCAAGCACCTGCGCGGCCTCTCGGGCCGGGCGCTGGACGCGCGCATCGCCGAACTGCTCGAGGTGGTCAACCTGCGCCCCGAGTTCGTGAGCCGCTATCCCCATGAGTTCTCCGGCGGCCAGGCCCAGCGCATCGGCATCGCCCGGGCGCTGGCCGCAGAGCCCGAGGTGCTGGTGCTCGACGAGCCGGTCTCGGCACTGGATGTCTCGGTCCAGGCCCAGGTGCTCAAGCTGCTGCGTCGGCTCAAAGCAGAGTTCGATCTTACCTACCTGTTCATCAGCCACGACCTGTCGGTGGTCGAGAGCATCAGCCAGCGTATCGCGGTGATGTACTTCGGCCGGGTGGTGGAGGAGGCCCCTGCCCGGCAGCTGTTCGCCGAGCCCGCCCATCCCTACACCCGGCTGCTGCTGGGCAGCGCGCCGATACCCGGCGGCCCGCCCATCGTTGCCGAATCCACGGCCGCCGAGCTGCCCGACCCGCTCGACCCGCCACCTGGGTGCGCCTTCGCACCGCGCTGCCCCAAGGCCCGCGATGCCTGCCGCCAGGCACCGCCTGCGCTGGACGCACTTGACCAACATTGGCATCGTGCCGCCTGCCTGTACCCCGAGCGGGGGCCGTGGCAGGCTAGCGCCTCGACCAACACCACGCCGGGAGCCCTATGAGTTCGTCATCGCCCGCCGCTGCTCCGCGCCGCAAGCGCACCCATGCCATCGCCGAGGCGCTCAAGGACTATATCGCCGAGCATGGCCTGACGCCCGGCGAGCGACTGCCCCAGGAGCAGCATCTGATCGATGCCCTGGGCGCCTCCAAGGGCACCATTCGCGAGGCGATGCGCGCCCTGGAGGCACAGGGCCTGATCCAGACCCGCACCGGCCCCAAGGGCGGCGCCTTTATCGCCGAGGTCAGCGCCGACCGCAGCATGGAGCTGCTCGGCAACTACTTCTTCTTTCGTCCGCCGACCATTCACGATATCTACGAGGTGCGCAAGCAGCTCGAGCCGGCGCTGGTGGCCAGCATCGCGGGGCTGCTCGATGCCGCGGCCTTCGACGGCTTGGAGAGGGTGATGGCCTACTACGACCACCCGCCGGCCACCCTGGAGGAGGAGCGCACCCAGCGCATCAAGGAGCTCGAGTTTCACCTGCTGCTGGTCGAGCACTGCCCCAACCCGCTGCTGGCGCTGATGTGCCGCTACCCGATTCGGCTACTGATGAGCCACACCGTCTGCCAGCGCATCTACCAGCAACCCTACCCGGAGCTGCGCCAGCGCGGCCACGACTACCAGCAGCAGTTGA from the Halomonas sp. 1513 genome contains:
- a CDS encoding peptide ABC transporter permease; the encoded protein is MMAFLKLLARNRLAAFGGLLLLALVALALVTPLLPLLEPNATNPANRLQPPLSEGHWLGTDQLGRDILSRLLWGLRVSLAVGIAASLVAAFIGSSIGLVAGYFGGRTDNTLMRGIDMLMAFPYILLALAIVAVLGPGLLNALYAIAIVNIPFFARNIRGATVSIAHREFVDAARLSGKGDLRILLSEILPNVLPVIVITLSTTVGWMILETAGLSFLGLGAQPPQADLGSMLGEGRRMIINAPHVATLPGIAIFLLVMSINLLGDGVRDALDPRLRSGALSRPAPMTRLRRRRHAKVDDAVHVPGQAPALLEVDDLHTDFEVGRDTYRAVNGVSFALEPNECLGLVGESGSGKSVTALSLLGLVASPPGVISGGRVEFEGRDLFDLGIRELRKVRGNQVAYVFQDPLSTLHPLIKVGEQLVEALRTHQPLSRQAAHERAVALLGQVRIPNPERRAAQYPHELSGGMRQRVGIAMALANDPQLIIADEPTTALDVTVQAQILTLLKRLREEQGTAVLFITHDFGVVSQICDRVAVMYAGRIVEVGPTQALLANPRHPYTRRLIDCVPRLGDPDHEPAAIPGLPPAANALPQGCAFAERCDLVEPRCREGEIALIASDAERQVRCIKPLADHASGASHA
- a CDS encoding peptide ABC transporter ATP-binding protein, whose product is MPEPLLDITGLTRTFGGGRSLLGVAKPGVHAVQGVDLQVARGETLGIVGESGCGKSTLARMLVGLDTPTAGQIRFGGDDLQAMRRHDRHALSRRIQYVFQDPLSSLNPRMRIRDILAAPLKHLRGLSGRALDARIAELLEVVNLRPEFVSRYPHEFSGGQAQRIGIARALAAEPEVLVLDEPVSALDVSVQAQVLKLLRRLKAEFDLTYLFISHDLSVVESISQRIAVMYFGRVVEEAPARQLFAEPAHPYTRLLLGSAPIPGGPPIVAESTAAELPDPLDPPPGCAFAPRCPKARDACRQAPPALDALDQHWHRAACLYPERGPWQASASTNTTPGAL